TCCTCTTCCGTGGCGACGCCATGCCGCACGATGCGCGGGAGCATGGCGCGCAGCATGGGGCCCACCGCGTGGTGCACCTTCGGTGTCTGCAAGGTGGCTTCGGCCCGGACCTGCTCCACCTGGAGACCGGCCTGCTCCATCGCGGGTGCCAGGTGGAAGCCCATGTGGAGGTCGGCGCCCTCGCGCTCCACGGTGCGCCAGGTCCACTCGCTCACGCGGCGATGAAGCGGCAGTGGAGGCAGGCTCACCGGGCCGATGGTCGCGTCGTTCTCCTGGAAGACCACGAGCCCACCAGACTTCACGGCCCTGGCGAGCGCCCGAAGGGCTGCCACCGCGTCGGGCTGATACATGAGCACGCGCCGTCCGGTGACGGCGTCGAACAGGCCCAACTCTGGCGGCACCTCGGCCAGGTCCGCTTCGATGAAGGAGACATTCGACAGGCCCTGTTCCCGGGCCTTCTCCCGGGCCATGGACAGCAGGTGGGGGTCGCGGTCCAGCCCCACCACGTGCCCCGTGCCGCCCACCTTTCTGGCGACGAGGAACGTGAGGGCTCCGAATGCGCAGCCGACGTCCAGCACGCGCATGCCCTCGCGGATCCCCGCGTCGTCCAGCAAGCGCTCCATCATCACATCCCGAGAGTCCGACATCGCCTTCCTCCTGGCTTCACAGGTTAGGAAGGCGCCGCCCCGGAGCAGAGGGCGGCGTTTTGGGAAAGATCGGCGGATCTTCCGGTGCCGGTCCGCGGCTAATGCGTTCCGCTGGTGAACTTCAGTCCGATGATGGCGACGATCATCAGCGTGAGGAAGAACAGGCGCGAGGGCGTGGCGGGCTCATGGAAGAGCACCATGCCCGCGATTGCGGCGCCAGCCGCGCCGATGCCCACCCAGACCGCGTAGGCCGTGCCGATGGGGAGCTGCTTCACCGCGAGGCCCAGCAGGCCCATGCTCGCGACAATGGCCGCGACGGTGAGCACGCTGGGCAGCGGGCGGGTGAAGCCCTGCGTGTATTTGAGGCCAATCGTCCAGCAGACTTCGAGCAGGCCAGCGATGACGAGGAGGATCCACGACGACGACATGACGCACGACTCCCGTGAAGGCGTCGTCTTGTCGTGACCGGGTACGGCGCACCTCGTCCGGGCTCGGAGGCCCCACCCCGGGACCGCCGCACGCGAGGCGGAAGCTAACCGGGATGGTCACCAACCGCTACTGCTTCAGGATTGCTCGTCAGGCAGCAACGTAAGGAGGAGTTCGTCGTCGGGCCCCAGGGGACGCCATCCCGGCGGTGGTGGATTGGCGCGGAGGGCTCGAATGGCCCGCTCGACCCGCTGCTCGTAGGCATCGGGAGCGTCAGTGGACCAGTAGGCGAGCGCCTTGGCGAGCTGAAATCGGGATTGATCATCCATCTCGGATGGCCAGCCCCTCGGAAGGCTGTAGGCGAAGTGACGAACGAACACGTCGCGTACGAAACGTGTGACCTGCTTGCTCCGCTCCGCCTCTACAAGCAGTCCACGGAGGACCTGGACACCCGCGACATCGTCCTTCCCAAGCTCCTCCGCCAGTTCCACGAATGGCATGGCCGGATGCGCCGTGGCGAACGCGGTGAGCGACGTGAAACCACGCTCCTGAAGCCGCTCAAGGATGCGGACCTTCCAGTTGCCATTCCAGGAGCGCCCGTCCGTCATCGTCTGCTCCCTCGAACGAAATTCATGGAGATATCGTGGGTCCGCATCCAGTCCGCCACGATGTCCAGGACCTCGTTGCGGGTCAACCTCTTGCCCGCTTCGACTTCAGCTTTGCGAAGCGCCTTCATGATCAGCTGATTCCATTCACCGGGCCAGGTGCGCCCCAGCTTCCAGTCACCACCGCCGTGAATGGCCTCGTGGTGCGAACGCTCCAGGCGGACGCAGAACTGGTCGATATCCAGCGCGCCCTTGAAGCCGCGCTTCTCGAACCACTCCCGGTGCTCTCGAGGCATCACGTGATGCCTCGGCGCTGACGACATTCCGGCCCCTGCCCTGCCGGTCTCGCGCATGCCACGGACCTCTGGCCCTTCGCCGAGTGCTTCACGGACGCCCTTGGGCAGGTCCTGGCCGCCCTGCGCCATCAGCACCTGTCCTGCTTGGACGCGGACGGCTGCGCTGACAACTGGCGCGGAGAGGACACCTGCCTGGACAAGCGCCCGCATCCGCTCCACCCACTCCGCGGAGACAACGATCCGGGAACCCATCATCACGCCGCCCGACCCCATCACGAGCCCCATGCCAACGGTAACTGGGGCCGCTGGCGGCGGTCGTGGCAGTGACGCCTTCAGCGAAGACACCAGCGTGAGCATTTCCAGGAGCCGCGCCGCCGCCACGACCTTCCCACCCAGCTCCGCCGATGCGCGGACACCTTCGCGGATGGTCTGGAACTCACGCGTGAGAGCACCCATCTGCCCCGGCATCGCAACCAACGCGGGCTCCACCTGCTCTGGCTCCAACGACTGGAGCCGTTTCAAGCTCGGATCGATTTGCCCCTGCACGCGGGACAGGTCCACGAAGAGCTGCCCCACGCTGTAGAAGGGACACTGCTCGAGCACGGCATCCGCGAGTTGGAGGAAGTCGAGCCACGCGGCCAGCAACATCACGCTGCCCAGTGCGGCTTCGATGCGCTGGCCTGACATCCGGAGCAGCCCCCGCGCCAGCTCCGCGTCCGTCACCGCCTCCGAAGCTTCCTCAAACGCCGTGGCGTCCTTGAGCAGGTCCCTGATGCGGGCCACCTGCTCCGAGCCATGCTCAACGTAGCGACTGAAGACACCGCCGTGCCCGCCGATGCCCGCGTCCCGGTCCTCCAGCCTGTCGACCCCCCGGGCGATGCCATCCAGTGAGGCCTTCACCTCCTGGATGGCAACCCGTACCGCTCGGAACTCCAGGGGAGGAGCCGCCTCTCCGTCCCCGGTTCGGCCCTGCCATCCGAAACCCGCGCTCACACGCGAGCCTTGATGCAACTCGCGCCCCCGCCCATGCACGGGTGGCCCGGAGGCACACCCCAGGCACAGCAGCACGACAGTCAGTAGCCAGCGCCCATCCATCAACCGGCTCAGAGGCTGTGACTCAAGAGCCACGCGTAGACATCATGGCCCGCCGAGCCGTCGTACGTCCGGCCCCAGGAGTCGTGCCCCACGCCGGGATAGAGCGTGAGCACCGCCGCGGGGTTCGCTCGAGGCGAGCAGGTGTTGTTCATCCGGTTCACCGGATCGATGGAGCCGTAGGGCGACACCGTGCCGTCCGCCTGGCCGTGGAAGGCCCAGACCGGCAGGCCCGCCGCCGCCATGGGGCAGAGGTTCAGGCTGTTGCCGTTGCCCGCGATGGGCAGCACCGCCGCCAGCTTCGCGTAATGCACCGCCGCGTAGCCCCACGTCTGGATGGCGCCCGCCGAGACACCCGTCAGGTAGATGCGGTTCACGTCCACCCGGTAGTGCACCTTCGCGTACTCGATGATGGCGTCGATGTCCGCCACCGGGATGAAGGCGTTGAACCGCTGCGGCGCGATCAGGATGAACGGGAAGTCGCGTCCGTTGCGGATCAGCCTCGGCGGCGCGTTCAGGTTCATGACCTTCTCCAGCGCCGCGGCGCTGCCGTTGCCCACCTCCCCCGTCCCATGCAGGAAGACCACCAGCGGGAACTCCTCCGTGGGCGAGTCGTCGTACCCTAGCGGCAGGTACTCCCAGTAGCCGTAGGTCATCCCCGGCACCGTCCCCTGGGGACGCGCCACGATCTCCCCCTGTGCCGCCAGTGCCGCCTGCGCGGAGAACAGCATCCAGCCCACGCACCACATCAACAGCCCACGCTTCGCCGTCATGGAGCCTCCTGGAAGGGAGGCTTCACTCTAACAAGACAAATGAGCCATGAACCTGTTAAGCTAGAAAAACACGAAATAGAAGCAAAGACGCAAATTTTCAGTGGAGGCTTTTCAATGCGGTCCAAGCATTTCGCCGTCGTCGCGGGCATGTCGCTGTTCGCCCTGGGGTTGAGCGCGCATGCGGCGGAGATCTTCCGCAACACCGGAACGCTCACAGGCTGGAACTCGCTCAACGTGGAGCACAACGGTTCGCTGAAGGAGGTGACCAACGTCGTCTACGAGGGCTCCACCGCCATCAAGGCCACGCAGGTCTACGACCCGAACTACACCGAGCGCTACCACTCGGAGGTCGTGAAGCACAACGTGTACCGCCGGGGCGACACGGGCTTCTATGGCTTCATGTTCCGGCTGCAGCAGGACTGGCAGTTCCAGCCTCAGTCCTTCAACATCGCCCAGTTCATCGCGAACTTCTCCGACACGGGCTGCGATGGCCACATGCCCACCACCATGGTGTGGCTGTCCGGCAACCAGCTCACGACCCGCGTGAAGTACGGCACCGTCTGCGACCAGAAGACGACCACCTTCCGCAACCTGGCCACCGTCACCGCCGGCGAGTGGCACAAGGTCGTCATGCAGGTGAAGTGGACCAGCGACAACACCGGCTTCATCAAGCTGTGGTTCGACGGCGTGAAGGTCCTGGAGCAGTTCAACCTGGCCACCACCGTGGCGGATGACCGGTACCTCCAGTTCCGCGTCGGCCTCTACGCCAATGGCTGGCACGACAGCGGGTACATGCAAGGCACCCAGGGCACCCGCAGCGTCTGGATTGACGAAATCGCGGCCGGCACCACGTTCGCCGACGCCGACCCATCGCAGTGGTAGTCCCGGTGGGCGCGGCGAGGTCCTCCCCCCGCCGCGCCGCCAACCTCACGGCAGCTGTGACTGGAACGCGCCCCAGCGCGTGTGCACCCACTGCCGGATGTATTCCACCTCCTCCGCGTGGGTCTTGAAGTCCTGGCGCAGGTGCCAGTCCGGGAAGTTGTGGTTGCCTCCCTCGCTCCCCGCCTCCGGCTTCGCGAAGTTCCGGTACTGCTCCGCCCACCGCGCCTCGTCACGCTGCGCGTTGGGCCCCAGCTCCCGCACGTAGCCGTCGATCATCGCCTGCACCGCGGCCTCGCTCACCTCGTTCTTCAGGGCCTGGCGGTAGCGGTCGCGCATGGGGCCCGCGATGGCGGGCTCCGCGAGCATCCGCTTGAAGAGCAGGTTGTCCGACGTATAGGTGGGCCGCGCCGTGGCGCTGGTGCGCGTGGTGTCGTAGTTCTGCCCGAAGCTCGCGTCCAGGTCCCACGGGATGTAGCGCCAGGGGCCGCCCGTCTTCGGATCGTACGCGTGATAGGCGTTCTTCGCCTGCGAGTCATTGCCCTGGATGAGCGTATTGAAGATCCACCAGTCCTCGTAGTCGCGCGCCTTCAGCTTCGCGCCGAACTGCTGGCGGAAGGTGTCGTTGCTGGAGTCCGCCACCCACGCGACGAAGTCGTGCAGCGTGCTGAAGTTGCCCGGCGGGTCGCCCTCGTCCTTCACGAAGCCGACGTCGAGGCTCGCCTTCGTCTGCCCGTTGCGCGTCAGGCGGGAGAAGTTGGCGTCCGCGGTGTCGGCCTTGTAGAGGTCCGAGTCATCGTCGATGCCGTTCCACTCCATCAGCCGCTTGTCCACGTGGTCCGCCGCCGTGTAGAGCCCGCGGTACTTGTTGTTCGCGTACACCACCACGCTGAAGGTGCGGATGCGCACGGCGTTGGGAGACAGCCGGTTCCACAGGTCGAACGCCAGCCGCGAGCGCAGGTAGGAGTTGTCATTGAACGTGGTGATCAGCACCACGCGCTTGCGGTCCTTGAAGCCGTCGCCGAAGACGGGCTCGGAGAACAGGTCGTCCTCCGCGAACTTGAGCGTCAGGCTGCGCTTGGGGAACACGCTGGACGTGGCCCCGCGGTACTTCGCCTCCATCGTGAAGCGGTGGCCCCGGTACACCACCTCCGCGGGCCGGTAATAGCCAGACGTCAGGCCCACGTCCGGGTCGAAGAACAGGTGCACCACGGGCAACCCGTACTCCTCCGTGTAGGCCACGGGGTCGACGATGTCGACCTTGCCCGGCGCGTTGTCGTTGTTGGCCACGCCCACCTTGAGCGCGCCCGTCTCGCCGGTGGTGCGCTCCTCCAGCGTGAGCATCCACACCGCGCCCTGGTTGAGCGCGGGCGTCCAGCGCAGCGTGGCGGTGGACTCGTCGAACGTGGCGCCCGCGGGCAGGTTCTTCACCCCGAAGCGCAGGCTGGCCTCCTTGAGGCCCGTGGCGCACGTCACCTGCGCGCTGAAGGACTCGCCCTCCAGCACCCAGCGCGGGTCACCCGCCGTGGGCGCGCAAGCCTGTGGGGCCGTGCCGGCGTCCTCGGCTCCCGCGTCCGGCGTCCCGGTGCCCGCGTCTGTCCCTGGTTCCGTGCCCGCGTCGGAGGAAGGCTGCGTGCCTCCGTCCACCGTGCCCTCGCCGGACTGCGGATGCGTGCCCGCGTCGGAGGCCGTGCCGGAAGGAGTGTCGTTCGTGGGCGCCTGGGTGTCACCGCCGCACGCCACCAGGGCGAAGCACGCCAGCCCCGCCAGTCCTCGCGTCCACCATCGCCTTGTTCGCACCGAGAAGCGTCCCCCTTGCGTCACCGGTCCGTGACAGACCGTGGAGGCAAGGGGTAGTCATCGTGCCGGAGTGCAGACACCCGCGCTCCAGGGTGATGTCTCACGCCCGACAGCGTCAACGTCAGTACGTCGCGATCAGGCCGACGTGCAGGCTGGAGTACGTCTCCTCGGCCGCTCCACCGTCGTTCCACCCGGTGAGCGTGCCGGCCCCGGAGAAGCGGTCCTTGAAGTGCGCCAGCCGCCAGGCCACGTCGTAGCCGAACGGCCCCCAGATGTCCCCGGACACGCCCAGCTCCGCGCTCCAGCCGAAGCTGGACACGGACGTGCCGTAGTCGCGGACCTCCAGCGCGCGCCGTCCCCCGTCCGCGTCCGGCGAGTGCCCCGGCCTGGGCGACAGGAGGAGCCCGCCCGACGCGTCCAGCCGCACCGAGCTGAACAGCGGCACGGACAGGTCCAACGCCACGGACGGGAACACGCGGTGCGTGCCGGTCAGCGGGTTGTCCGTGGACTGCTCCACGTCGAACGCGCGCGTCTGGATGCCCGCGCGCGCGCCCACATAGCCCTGCTGCGGCCGCGTCGTGCCGAAGCGGAAGTAGTAGCGGTACATCGCCTGCGCGGTGAAGGCCGTGTCCGTGGCGGTCACCTCGCGCACCGGCGTCTGGCCGCCATCCCCGGTGAGCGTCACGTCGGAGCGGGAGAAGCCCCGCTGCACCGCGACCAGGGCCCCCAGCCCGCGCAGCACCGACGTGGTGTCGCGCGCCAGCGGCAGCACCTCCGCCTCCAGCGCCAGGCCCAGGTACGGATACGACGATGAGAAGTCCGACGTGTCCCCGAGCTGCTCCTCCTCCGGCAGCCGCTCATACGCGCCGCAGCTGTCCACGCCGGGCCGCGCGCAGTAGCGCCGCCACGTCGCGGTGAGGGACAGGTTGAGCCGCACCCAGGTGGGCGCGCCCACCTCCGGCTCCGCCTTCGCCTGCGCCTTGCCAGAAGGCCCGGTGCCCAGCCGCAGCGACAGCCACGCCGGAGACTCCCGGGTGCCATGGAAGGCCGGCGGCGTCAGGACGTCGGAGGCCGCCGCGGCCGGAGCCGACAGGGCTCCAACGAGGGCCAGGGTCCGCGACAGTCCCGAGAGGACCCTCGCGCTTCGGGTGGTCGTCATGCGCCGGTCAGGTTCACCCAGCGCCGGGGCGAAGTCCAGGCTCGGAGCTCAGGCGTTCATCACGTGACCCACGCTCGCCGTGGAGGGCACGGGCGCGGGCTGCGGGGTGAGCGAAGGCGAGGAATCCTGGGACACCACGGGAGCAGGCTGGGATTCCTGGGCACGACCCAGGAAGTCGCGCCGGTAGATGCGCACCATGGCCATGAAGATGGACGCGATGAGCGGCCCCACCAGCAGGCCCATCATCCCGAACACCGCCAGCCCGCCGAACATGGACAGGAAGACGAGCAGCGGGTGCAGCGCCATGCGCGAGCCGCACAGCCGGGGGCGGATGACGTTGTCGATGCTGCCCACCAGGAAGGTGCCCCACGCGAGCAGGAAGACGCCCTCGCTCACCCGGTTCGCCGCGATGAGGATGACGCCGATGGGCCCCCACACGAGCGCGGTGCCGCCCACCGGCACCAGCGCCACCAGCACCATGGCCGCGCCCCACACCCCGGCGTGCGGCACGCCCGCGATGAGCAGCCCCACGAAGCCCACCGCGCCCTGCACCAGCGCGGTGACGGTGTTGCCGTAGATGATGGCGTACGCGACGTCCGTGAACTCGTGGGAGAAGGCGTCGAAGTAGCGGCGCTCCAGGGGGATGAGCCGGGCCACCTCGTTCACCAGACGACGGCCGTCCAGGAAGAAGTAGTACATGGCCACCGTCATCAGGAACATGTTGACGATGAGCTCCGTGCCGGCGCCCACCACGTCCGCGAGCAGCCCCGCGCCGCCCGACACCGCCGTCATCAGCAGGCGCTCCGTCTCCGAGCTCTCCGGATCGAAGTGCACGTAGCGGGAGAGGCCCCGGGGCAGGCTGTTGAGGAAGTGGTGGCGCAGGTCCACCTGATCCAGCAGGTCCTGCGCCTGGCCCACGAACTGGAGCACCTCGCGGGCCACCATCCAGCCCACCAGCGCCAGCGGGGCGAGGATCAGCAGGAACACCGCGAGGGTGGACAGTCCGGCCGTCAGGGACTTGCGGCCCTGGAGCCGCCGGTCCAAGGAGTCCTGGATGGGCATGAACAGGACGACCAGGAAGCCGCCCAGCAGCACCGGCATCAGGAACGGCAGCAGGATGCGTGAAAAGAGAATCAGCGCGAGCGCGAACAGCCCCGCGAAAATGAAATTGGACCACCGCTTCGAGTCGCCCGCCGTCACCGCCCCACCCCGTCCCCAGACCTGCCGCGCTCAACGTAGGAACGGATATTCCCACCAGGAAGTCCGCCACTCCCTTCCCCACGAGGCCATCCATGACTTCTGGACGTTTCGCTCCCCTGGCG
The sequence above is drawn from the Corallococcus sp. NCRR genome and encodes:
- a CDS encoding class I SAM-dependent methyltransferase — translated: MSDSRDVMMERLLDDAGIREGMRVLDVGCAFGALTFLVARKVGGTGHVVGLDRDPHLLSMAREKAREQGLSNVSFIEADLAEVPPELGLFDAVTGRRVLMYQPDAVAALRALARAVKSGGLVVFQENDATIGPVSLPPLPLHRRVSEWTWRTVEREGADLHMGFHLAPAMEQAGLQVEQVRAEATLQTPKVHHAVGPMLRAMLPRIVRHGVATEEEMGIDTIDARLIEERTKENTTYMGEMVFGAWARKPSTVGE
- the sugE gene encoding quaternary ammonium compound efflux SMR transporter SugE translates to MSSSWILLVIAGLLEVCWTIGLKYTQGFTRPLPSVLTVAAIVASMGLLGLAVKQLPIGTAYAVWVGIGAAGAAIAGMVLFHEPATPSRLFFLTLMIVAIIGLKFTSGTH
- a CDS encoding NUDIX hydrolase, producing MTDGRSWNGNWKVRILERLQERGFTSLTAFATAHPAMPFVELAEELGKDDVAGVQVLRGLLVEAERSKQVTRFVRDVFVRHFAYSLPRGWPSEMDDQSRFQLAKALAYWSTDAPDAYEQRVERAIRALRANPPPPGWRPLGPDDELLLTLLPDEQS
- a CDS encoding DUF2380 domain-containing protein — protein: MDGRWLLTVVLLCLGCASGPPVHGRGRELHQGSRVSAGFGWQGRTGDGEAAPPLEFRAVRVAIQEVKASLDGIARGVDRLEDRDAGIGGHGGVFSRYVEHGSEQVARIRDLLKDATAFEEASEAVTDAELARGLLRMSGQRIEAALGSVMLLAAWLDFLQLADAVLEQCPFYSVGQLFVDLSRVQGQIDPSLKRLQSLEPEQVEPALVAMPGQMGALTREFQTIREGVRASAELGGKVVAAARLLEMLTLVSSLKASLPRPPPAAPVTVGMGLVMGSGGVMMGSRIVVSAEWVERMRALVQAGVLSAPVVSAAVRVQAGQVLMAQGGQDLPKGVREALGEGPEVRGMRETGRAGAGMSSAPRHHVMPREHREWFEKRGFKGALDIDQFCVRLERSHHEAIHGGGDWKLGRTWPGEWNQLIMKALRKAEVEAGKRLTRNEVLDIVADWMRTHDISMNFVRGSRR
- a CDS encoding dienelactone hydrolase family protein — translated: MTAKRGLLMWCVGWMLFSAQAALAAQGEIVARPQGTVPGMTYGYWEYLPLGYDDSPTEEFPLVVFLHGTGEVGNGSAAALEKVMNLNAPPRLIRNGRDFPFILIAPQRFNAFIPVADIDAIIEYAKVHYRVDVNRIYLTGVSAGAIQTWGYAAVHYAKLAAVLPIAGNGNSLNLCPMAAAGLPVWAFHGQADGTVSPYGSIDPVNRMNNTCSPRANPAAVLTLYPGVGHDSWGRTYDGSAGHDVYAWLLSHSL
- a CDS encoding polysaccharide lyase; the encoded protein is MRSKHFAVVAGMSLFALGLSAHAAEIFRNTGTLTGWNSLNVEHNGSLKEVTNVVYEGSTAIKATQVYDPNYTERYHSEVVKHNVYRRGDTGFYGFMFRLQQDWQFQPQSFNIAQFIANFSDTGCDGHMPTTMVWLSGNQLTTRVKYGTVCDQKTTTFRNLATVTAGEWHKVVMQVKWTSDNTGFIKLWFDGVKVLEQFNLATTVADDRYLQFRVGLYANGWHDSGYMQGTQGTRSVWIDEIAAGTTFADADPSQW
- a CDS encoding CotH kinase family protein encodes the protein MRTRRWWTRGLAGLACFALVACGGDTQAPTNDTPSGTASDAGTHPQSGEGTVDGGTQPSSDAGTEPGTDAGTGTPDAGAEDAGTAPQACAPTAGDPRWVLEGESFSAQVTCATGLKEASLRFGVKNLPAGATFDESTATLRWTPALNQGAVWMLTLEERTTGETGALKVGVANNDNAPGKVDIVDPVAYTEEYGLPVVHLFFDPDVGLTSGYYRPAEVVYRGHRFTMEAKYRGATSSVFPKRSLTLKFAEDDLFSEPVFGDGFKDRKRVVLITTFNDNSYLRSRLAFDLWNRLSPNAVRIRTFSVVVYANNKYRGLYTAADHVDKRLMEWNGIDDDSDLYKADTADANFSRLTRNGQTKASLDVGFVKDEGDPPGNFSTLHDFVAWVADSSNDTFRQQFGAKLKARDYEDWWIFNTLIQGNDSQAKNAYHAYDPKTGGPWRYIPWDLDASFGQNYDTTRTSATARPTYTSDNLLFKRMLAEPAIAGPMRDRYRQALKNEVSEAAVQAMIDGYVRELGPNAQRDEARWAEQYRNFAKPEAGSEGGNHNFPDWHLRQDFKTHAEEVEYIRQWVHTRWGAFQSQLP
- a CDS encoding AI-2E family transporter, which gives rise to MTAGDSKRWSNFIFAGLFALALILFSRILLPFLMPVLLGGFLVVLFMPIQDSLDRRLQGRKSLTAGLSTLAVFLLILAPLALVGWMVAREVLQFVGQAQDLLDQVDLRHHFLNSLPRGLSRYVHFDPESSETERLLMTAVSGGAGLLADVVGAGTELIVNMFLMTVAMYYFFLDGRRLVNEVARLIPLERRYFDAFSHEFTDVAYAIIYGNTVTALVQGAVGFVGLLIAGVPHAGVWGAAMVLVALVPVGGTALVWGPIGVILIAANRVSEGVFLLAWGTFLVGSIDNVIRPRLCGSRMALHPLLVFLSMFGGLAVFGMMGLLVGPLIASIFMAMVRIYRRDFLGRAQESQPAPVVSQDSSPSLTPQPAPVPSTASVGHVMNA